A part of Sugiyamaella lignohabitans strain CBS 10342 chromosome D, complete sequence genomic DNA contains:
- the CDC55 gene encoding protein phosphatase 2A regulatory subunit CDC55 (Non-essential regulatory subunit B of protein phosphatase 2A (PP2A); localization to cytoplasm requires Zds1p and Zds2p and promotes mitotic entry; localization to nucleus prevents mitotic exit; required for correct nuclear division and chromosome segregation in meiosis; maintains nucleolar sequestration of Cdc14p during early meiosis; limits formation of PP2A-Rts1p holocomplexes to ensure timely dissolution of sister chromosome cohesion; homolog of mammalian B55; GO_component: GO:0005935 - cellular bud neck [Evidence IDA] [PMID 12388751]; GO_component: GO:0005934 - cellular bud tip [Evidence IDA] [PMID 12388751]; GO_component: GO:0005737 - cytoplasm [Evidence IDA] [PMID 21536748]; GO_component: GO:0005634 - nucleus [Evidence IDA] [PMID 12388751]; GO_component: GO:0000159 - protein phosphatase type 2A complex [Evidence IEA]; GO_function: GO:0008601 - protein phosphatase type 2A regulator activity [Evidence IEA]; GO_function: GO:0008601 - protein phosphatase type 2A regulator activity [Evidence ISA] [PMID 1656238]; GO_process: GO:0007049 - cell cycle [Evidence IEA]; GO_process: GO:0000078 - cytokinesis after mitosis checkpoint [Evidence IGI] [PMID 20980617]; GO_process: GO:0001100 - negative regulation of exit from mitosis [Evidence IMP] [PMID 16314395]; GO_process: GO:0010971 - positive regulation of G2/M transition of mitotic cell cycle [Evidence IMP] [PMID 21536748]; GO_process: GO:0061586 - positive regulation of transcription by transcription factor localization [Evidence IMP] [PMID 23275436]; GO_process: GO:0006470 - protein dephosphorylation [Evidence IDA] [PMID 22581371]; GO_process: GO:0006470 - protein dephosphorylation [Evidence IMP] [PMID 22814605]; GO_process: GO:0034504 - protein localization to nucleus [Evidence IMP] [PMID 23275436]; GO_process: GO:0050790 - regulation of catalytic activity [Evidence IEA]; GO_process: GO:0007165 - signal transduction [Evidence IEA]), which produces MSNDSTNPNQAWKFSQCFGDKGDIENITEADVISAVEFDDTGNYLATGDKGGRVVLFERNETKKGCEYRFHTEFQSHDAEFDYLKSLEIEEKINQIEWCKRQNQAHFLLSTNDKTIKLWKIYGKSLKVVAENNLSDASGGASGGASGSAGGGGTSGASPRSLLNVNSLRLPRMTLHDTIIAAMPRRIYANAHTYHINSISVNSDNETYISADDLRINLWNLGISDQSFNIVDIKPANMEELTEVITSARFHPKSCNLFMYSTSKGSIKLADMRENALCDKHAKVYEQWSGNAEQSFFTEITSSIANVRFSYDGRYIVARDYMTVKIWDVNMEREPIKSINIHEHIRERLCDAYENDAIFDKFEVVFSGDSKSVMTGSYNNTIMIYPDAVNTSADDTQVVLQADKSAFKAKKVGVPMPIGTNPNAANYLNKNGRPATPGRSGGINMMKRDLDHEPVDLKKNIQHLSWHPNENSIAIAATNNLFVFSTL; this is translated from the coding sequence ATGAGTAACGACTCGACCAATCCGAACCAGGCCTGGAAGTTTTCCCAGTGCTTTGGTGATAAGGGCGATATTGAGAACATCACCGAGGCGGATGTGATTTCGGCCGTGGAGTTTGACGACACGGGAAATTACCTGGCTACCGGTGATAAGGGAGGCCGGGTGGTTTTGTTTGAACGGAATGAGACCAAGAAAGGCTGTGAGTACCGGTTTCACACCGAGTTTCAGAGCCACGACGCCGAGTTCGATTATTTGAAGAGTTTAGAGATCGAAGAGAAGATTAACCAGATCGAGTGGTGTAAACGACAGAACCAGGCACATTTCCTGCTGTCGACTAACGATAAAACCATTAAATTATGGAAGATTTATGGCAAGAGTCTTAAAGTTGTTGCCGAGAATAATCTATCAGATGCCAGTGGTGGGgccagtggtggtgccagTGGTAGtgcaggtggtggtggtacttctggtgccagTCCTCGTAGTTTGTTAAATGTTAATTCGCTACGATTACCACGAATGACTCTTCATGACACAATTATTGCAGCCATGCCACGACGCATTTATGCCAACGCCCATACTTATCATATCAATTCGATCAGCGTCAATTCGGACAATGAGACTTATATAAGTGCCGACGATTTAAGGATAAACCTGTGGAACCTGGGCATTTCCGACCAGAGTTTTAATATTGTGGATATTAAACCGGCTAATATGGAGGAGCTGACCGAGGTGATTACATCGGCTCGATTCCATCCAAAGAGCTGTAACTTGTTCATGTATAGCACGTCGAAAGGATCGATTAAACTGGCGGATATGCGAGAGAATGCGCTTTGCGACAAACATGCCAAAGTATATGAACAATGGAGCGGCAATGCCGAACAGTCGTTTTTCACGGAAATCACCTCGAGTATTGCCAATGTGCGGTTTTCGTATGATGGCAGATATATTGTGGCTAGAGATTATATGACAGTCAAGATCTGGGACGTGAATATGGAAAGAGAGCCCATTAAAAGTATTAATATCCACGAGCATATTCGAGAACGACTTTGTGACGCTTATGAGAACGATGCCATTTTCGACAAGTTCGAGGTGGTGTTTTCAGGCGATTCTAAGTCGGTTATGACAGGCTCGTATAACAATACCATCATGATCTATCCGGATGCTGTGAATACCAGTGCTGACGATACTCAGGTGGTGCTGCAAGCAGATAAATCGGCGTTCAAGGCCAAGAAAGTAGGAGTTCCTATGCCCATTGGCACGAACCCCAATGCCGCAAACTACCTCAACAAAAACGGTCGCCCTGCCACTCCTGGTCGGTCCGGCGGCATTAACATGATGAAACGCGACCTCGACCACGAGCCCGTCGACCTCAAAAAGAACATTCAGCACCTCAGCTGGCACCCCAACGAGAACTCCATCGCCATCGCTGCCACTAACAACCTGTTTGTCTTCTCCACCTTGTAG
- the COX13 gene encoding cytochrome c oxidase subunit VIa (Subunit VIa of cytochrome c oxidase; present in a subclass of cytochrome c oxidase complexes that may have a role in mimimizing generation of reactive oxygen species; not essential for cytochrome c oxidase activity but may modulate activity in response to ATP; required for assembly of Rcf2p into cytochrome c oxidase - cytochrome bc1 supercomplexes; GO_component: GO:0016021 - integral component of membrane [Evidence ISM] [PMID 12192589]; GO_component: GO:0016020 - membrane [Evidence IEA]; GO_component: GO:0005743 - mitochondrial inner membrane [Evidence IEA,IEA,IEA]; GO_component: GO:0005751 - mitochondrial respiratory chain complex IV [Evidence IEA]; GO_component: GO:0005751 - mitochondrial respiratory chain complex IV [Evidence IPI] [PMID 1331058]; GO_component: GO:0005739 - mitochondrion [Evidence IEA]; GO_component: GO:0005739 - mitochondrion [Evidence IDA] [PMID 16823961]; GO_function: GO:0004129 - cytochrome-c oxidase activity [Evidence IEA,IEA]; GO_function: GO:0004129 - cytochrome-c oxidase activity [Evidence IDA] [PMID 1331058]; GO_function: GO:0004129 - cytochrome-c oxidase activity [Evidence IDA] [PMID 7851399]; GO_function: GO:0030234 - enzyme regulator activity [Evidence IDA] [PMID 10429195]; GO_function: GO:0016491 - oxidoreductase activity [Evidence IEA]; GO_process: GO:0009060 - aerobic respiration [Evidence IMP] [PMID 8395517]; GO_process: GO:1902600 - hydrogen ion transmembrane transport [Evidence IEA,IEA]; GO_process: GO:0097250 - mitochondrial respiratory chain supercomplex assembly [Evidence IMP] [PMID 22342701]; GO_process: GO:0055114 - oxidation-reduction process [Evidence IEA]; GO_process: GO:0006119 - oxidative phosphorylation [Evidence IEA]) has protein sequence MFRLATRSTRVMGLTGRRMASTEVAPVYQNKRFVPNEAKAKEFQETYEHTKEHANSTFGLWKNISIWVCVPALIASGINSYYIEKEHAEHREHNSHIPDEDMPTEFLFQNVRNKKYFWGDGDKTLFWNEKANRHVPRD, from the coding sequence atgtTCAGACTCGCTACCAGAAGCACCCGAGTTATGGGACTGACAGGCCGTCGTATGGCTAGCACCGAGGTCGCTCCTGTTTATCAGAACAAGCGATTCGTGCCCAACGAGGCCAAGGCCAAGGAGTTCCAAGAGACTTACGAGCACACTAAGGAACACGCCAATTCCACTTTTGGACTGTGGAAGAACATTTCTATCTGGGTTTGTGTGCCAGCCCTCATTGCCTCGGGCATCAATTCCTACTACATTGAGAAGGAGCACGCCGAGCACCGTGAACACAATTCGCACATTCCCGACGAGGACATGCCCACTGAATTCTTGTTCCAAAACGTCCGAAACAAGAAGTACTTCTGGGGTGACGGTGATAAGACTCTTTTCTGGAACGAAAAGGCCAACCGTCACGTTCCCCGCGACTAA
- the ATP1 gene encoding F1F0 ATP synthase subunit alpha (Alpha subunit of the F1 sector of mitochondrial F1F0 ATP synthase; which is a large, evolutionarily conserved enzyme complex required for ATP synthesis; F1 translationally regulates ATP6 and ATP8 expression to achieve a balanced output of ATP synthase genes encoded in nucleus and mitochondria; phosphorylated; N-terminally propionylated in vivo; GO_component: GO:0016021 - integral component of membrane [Evidence ISM] [PMID 12192589]; GO_component: GO:0016020 - membrane [Evidence IEA]; GO_component: GO:0005743 - mitochondrial inner membrane [Evidence IEA,IEA]; GO_component: GO:0042645 - mitochondrial nucleoid [Evidence IDA] [PMID 10869431]; GO_component: GO:0005754 - mitochondrial proton-transporting ATP synthase, catalytic core [Evidence IDA] [PMID 17082766]; GO_component: GO:0005754 - mitochondrial proton-transporting ATP synthase, catalytic core [Evidence IMP,ISS] [PMID 2876995]; GO_component: GO:0005739 - mitochondrion [Evidence IEA]; GO_component: GO:0005739 - mitochondrion [Evidence IDA] [PMID 11502169]; GO_component: GO:0005739 - mitochondrion [Evidence IDA] [PMID 16823961]; GO_component: GO:0005739 - mitochondrion [Evidence IPI] [PMID 16962558]; GO_component: GO:0045261 - proton-transporting ATP synthase complex, catalytic core F(1) [Evidence IEA,IEA]; GO_component: GO:0045261 - proton-transporting ATP synthase complex, catalytic core F(1) [Evidence IDA] [PMID 15294286]; GO_component: GO:0033178 - proton-transporting two-sector ATPase complex, catalytic domain [Evidence IEA]; GO_function: GO:0005524 - ATP binding [Evidence IEA,IEA]; GO_function: GO:0016887 - ATPase activity [Evidence IDA] [PMID 15294286]; GO_function: GO:0016887 - ATPase activity [Evidence IDA] [PMID 18722382]; GO_function: GO:0016820 - hydrolase activity, acting on acid anhydrides, catalyzing transmembrane movement of substances [Evidence IEA]; GO_function: GO:0000166 - nucleotide binding [Evidence IEA]; GO_function: GO:0046933 - proton-transporting ATP synthase activity, rotational mechanism [Evidence IEA]; GO_function: GO:0046933 - proton-transporting ATP synthase activity, rotational mechanism [Evidence IMP] [PMID 1827117]; GO_function: GO:0046933 - proton-transporting ATP synthase activity, rotational mechanism [Evidence IDA] [PMID 20691145]; GO_function: GO:0046933 - proton-transporting ATP synthase activity, rotational mechanism [Evidence IMP,ISS] [PMID 2876995]; GO_function: GO:0046961 - proton-transporting ATPase activity, rotational mechanism [Evidence IEA]; GO_process: GO:0006754 - ATP biosynthetic process [Evidence IEA]; GO_process: GO:0015991 - ATP hydrolysis coupled proton transport [Evidence IEA]; GO_process: GO:0046034 - ATP metabolic process [Evidence IEA]; GO_process: GO:0015986 - ATP synthesis coupled proton transport [Evidence IEA]; GO_process: GO:0015986 - ATP synthesis coupled proton transport [Evidence IDA] [PMID 20691145]; GO_process: GO:0015986 - ATP synthesis coupled proton transport [Evidence IMP,ISS] [PMID 2876995]; GO_process: GO:0006811 - ion transport [Evidence IEA]; GO_process: GO:0015992 - proton transport [Evidence IEA,IEA]; GO_process: GO:0006810 - transport [Evidence IEA]) encodes MALNLEAGQVGIVLFGSDRLVKEGETVKRTGSIVDVPVGPELLGRVVDALGNPIDGKGPIAAKERYRAQLKAPGILPRRSVHEPMQTGLKAVDALVPIGRGQRELIIGDRQTGKTAIAIDTILNQKPLNAGSDESKKLYCVYVAVGQKRSTVAQLAQTLEANDALKYSIIVAATASEAAPLQYIAPFTACAMGEWFRDNGKHALIIYDDLSKQAVAYRQMSLLLRRPPGREAYPGDVFYLHSRLLERAAKMSDKFGSGSLTALPVIETQGGDVSAYIPTNVISITDGQIFLEAELFYKGIRPAINVGLSVSRVGSAAQVKAVKQVAGSLKLFLAQYREVAAFAQFGSDLDASTKQTLARGERLTQLLTQKQYSPLSAEEQAPLIFAGVNGYLDNIPVSEIARFETEFLSHLKTNEADLLSTISTKGEFTPELLEKLKSVTASFAGSFN; translated from the coding sequence ATGGCTCTTAATTTGGAAGCTGGTCAAGTCGGTATTGTGCTTTTCGGATCTGACCGTCTTGTCAAGGAGGGAGAGACTGTCAAGAGAACCGGTTCTATTGTCGATGTTCCAGTTGGACCCGAGCTTTTGGGCcgtgttgttgatgctcTTGGTAACCCCATTGATGGTAAGGGACCTATTGCTGCTAAGGAGAGATACCGTGCTCAATTGAAGGCTCCAGGTATTTTGCCCCGTCGTTCGGTTCACGAGCCCATGCAAACTGGTCTTAAGGCCGTCGATGCTCTTGTGCCCATTGGTCGTGGTCAGCGTGAGTTGATTATTGGAGATCGTCAAACTGGTAAGACTGCTATTGCCATTGATACCATTCTTAACCAAAAGCCTCTTAATGCTGGTTCTGATGAGTCCAAGAAGTTGTACTGTGTTTACGTTGCTGTTGGTCAAAAGAGATCGACTGTTGCTCAATTGGCCCAAACTTTGGAAGCCAATGACGCTCTTAAGTACTCTATCATTGttgctgccactgcttctGAGGCCGCTCCTTTGCAATACATTGCTCCCTTCACTGCTTGTGCCATGGGTGAATGGTTCAGAGACAATGGTAAGCACGCTCTTATCATCTACGACGATTTGTCCAAGCAAGCCGTTGCTTACAGACAAATGTCTCTTTTGTTGAGACGTCCTCCTGGTCGTGAGGCTTATCCTGGTGATGTTTTCTACTTGCACTCTCGTTTGTTGGAGCGTGCTGCTAAGATGTCTGATAAGTTTGGATCTGGTTCCTTGACTGCTTTGCCCGTCATTGAGACCCAAGGTGGTGATGTGTCTGCTTATATCCCTACCAACGTCATTTCCATTACTGACGGACAAATCTTCTTGGAGGCCGAATTGTTCTACAAGGGTATTAGACCCGCTATTAACGTCGGTCTGTCGGTTTCCCGTGTCGGATCCGCTGCCCAAGTCAAGGCTGTTAAGCAAGTCGCCGGTTCCCTCAAGCTTTTCTTGGCTCAATACCGTGAAGTCGCTGCTTTTGCCCAATTCGGTTCTGATTTGGATGCCTCGACCAAGCAAACCTTGGCCCGTGGTGAGCGTTTGACCCAATTGCTCACTCAAAAGCAATACTCTCCCTTGTCTGCTGAAGAGCAAGCTCCTCTCATCTTTGCCGGTGTTAACGGTTACCTCGATAACATCCCCGTCTCCGAGATTGCCCGTTTCGAGACCGAGTTCCTCTCTCACCTCAAGACCAACGAGGCCGACCTCCTCTCCACCATCTCCACCAAGGGTGAGTTCACCCCCGAGTTGCTCGAGAAGCTCAAGTCCGTCACTGCCTCGTTCGCCGGCTCTTTCAACTAA
- the RPC53 gene encoding Rpc53p (RNA polymerase III subunit C53; GO_component: GO:0005666 - DNA-directed RNA polymerase III complex [Evidence IEA]; GO_component: GO:0005666 - DNA-directed RNA polymerase III complex [Evidence IDA] [PMID 10611227]; GO_component: GO:0005666 - DNA-directed RNA polymerase III complex [Evidence IDA] [PMID 3905793]; GO_component: GO:0005634 - nucleus [Evidence IEA,IEA]; GO_function: GO:0003677 - DNA binding [Evidence IEA]; GO_function: GO:0003899 - DNA-directed RNA polymerase activity [Evidence IEA,IEA]; GO_function: GO:0001056 - RNA polymerase III activity [Evidence IDA] [PMID 3905793]; GO_process: GO:0042797 - tRNA transcription from RNA polymerase III promoter [Evidence IMP] [PMID 1406624]; GO_process: GO:0042797 - tRNA transcription from RNA polymerase III promoter [Evidence IDA] [PMID 3905793]; GO_process: GO:0006383 - transcription from RNA polymerase III promoter [Evidence IEA]), translated as MPPGVPKSGSGDGTAGNGAGASSNGETPRRLQSLSQRSGAGLARGGGATGARARFAPKAVARRTKEERDSTAPQEKIEVKPAVSTSSSSRGGGRGGAGPGGRGGISGRGRGRGRFEPVVSAAVGPLAAPSGVDPRGSRFSSPAVGIGAYGGGSGGSRPSAFGSELASMVARVKSETPGVSSGYSSRASSVEVEEDRIDMTENSYVDGALSEYFPVRLDRRREDDEDEEEEEDDEDEENEQTGSGSIKHEDEVDSEGNFQPKVKSEPTDDYTEAAKLLAAKKNKKKSSNSDNKAKRSEAAIFQEEQLRELRRMTHDHKVIAKEFNMDGKQKSTSPTGEDSELDGLEEIEKRLYFFQFPIVMPQLIPRETHDNRPNEKTEPSPEEEEDDDLIVVDEKLKTPPSTATTTTASMKPSVEPETANSSSSVIEGDLPEGLIGKLRLHRSGKLTMVVGNITMDVSQGTECSFLQDVVVMDPDDKNAYLIGQVSKKMVLSPELDDESLL; from the coding sequence ATGCCTCCAGGAGTGCCGAAAAGCGGTAGTGGGGATGGTACAGCCGGTAACGGAGCCggagccagcagcaatggcgAGACTCCTCGCCGGTTACAGTCGCTGAGCCAGAGATCCGGAGCAGGACTTGCCAGGGGAGGTGGGGCTACTGGCGCAAGAGCTCGATTTGCCCCAAAAGCAGTagccagaagaaccaaAGAAGAACGAGATTCTACGGCACCACAGGAGAAGATAGAAGTCAAGCCGGCTGTAtccactagcagcagttcgagaggaggaggaagaggaggtgCTGGGCCCGGTGGACGAGGAGGTATCAGTGGACGAGGAAGAGGCCGTGGTCGGTTTGAACCAGtggtatcagcagcagtgggtCCTTTAGCAGCTCCAAGTGGAGTTGATCCACGAGGATCGAGATTCTCATCACCTGCTGTAGGAATTGGAGCATATGGCGGAGGCAGTGGTGGATCGAGGCCGTCGGCATTTGGATCCGAACTGGCATCAATGGTAGCACGAGTGAAATCAGAAACTCCAGGAGTCAGTAGTGGATACAGTTCACGAGCGTCGTCAGTTGAAGTCGAGGAAGATCGAATTGATATGACAGAGAATTCATATGTCGATGGGGCATTATCAGAATATTTCCCAGTAAGATTAGACAGACGACgagaagacgatgaagacgaggaagaagaagaagatgatgaggacgaAGAAAACGAACAAACAGGGTCTGGATCTATTAAGCATGAAGATGAGGTTGATAGTGAAGGTAATTTTCAACCCAAAGTGAAATCAGAACCGACTGACGATTATACAGAAGCAGCTAAACTGCTGGCGgccaaaaagaacaagaaaaagagttCTAACTCCGACAACAAAGCCAAGCGGTCTGAAGCAGCTATTttccaagaagaacagCTCAGAGAACTGCGACGAATGACCCACGACCATAAAGTGATTGCCAAGGAGTTTAATATGGACGGCAAGCAGAAATCCACCAGTCCTACAGGCGAAGATTCCGAGTTAGACGGACTTGAAGAGATCGAAAAGAGATTGTACTTTTTCCAATTCCCTATTGTCATGCCTCAACTGATTCCACGAGAAACCCACGACAACAGGCCCAACGAGAAAACAGAGCCTTctcctgaagaagaagaggatgacGATCTGATTGTGGTTGACGAGAAACTCAAAACCCCACCATCAACCGCGACGACAACGACAGCATCCATGAAACCCTCTGTTGAACCTGAAACGGCGAACAGTTCCTCGTCCGTGATCGAGGGCGACCTTCCTGAGGGATTAATAGGCAAACTGCGGTTACACCGGTCGGGAAAACTGACTATGGTCGTGGGCAACATCACCATGGACGTCTCGCAGGGCACCGAGTGCAGCTTTCTACAGGACGTGGTAGTCATGGACCCGGACGACAAAAATGCATATTTAATTGGCCAAGTCTCGAAGAAAATGGTCCTTTCTCCCGAGCTTGACGACGAGTCTCTTTTAtaa